In Candidatus Falkowbacteria bacterium, a genomic segment contains:
- a CDS encoding class I SAM-dependent methyltransferase, with translation MGIKRVPIKAIQLASKIDGWLTNNEAELLYSLAKRTPCVIVEIGSWKGRSTVCLGCGARDGEKALVYAVDPHSGSPELKKMFGPSINTFDVFQENIENAGLEESIIPIKKTSVEAAKSFHEQIGFIFIDGAHEFTYVKNDVKSWFPKVIEGGVLAFHDSWHFLGPNLITAWMLASSSRIRHPKLIDTITVFEKVNKNNFKDRCINIGFLVFRTLFGFIGILKLKFNNLGKSLG, from the coding sequence ATGGGAATAAAAAGAGTACCAATCAAAGCGATCCAACTTGCCTCTAAAATAGATGGATGGCTCACTAATAATGAAGCTGAACTACTTTATTCGTTAGCAAAACGGACACCTTGCGTAATTGTAGAAATTGGCAGTTGGAAAGGTCGCTCCACCGTTTGTTTAGGTTGTGGGGCTAGAGATGGTGAAAAAGCACTAGTATATGCAGTTGATCCACACTCTGGATCTCCAGAACTCAAAAAAATGTTTGGTCCATCAATTAATACTTTTGATGTATTTCAGGAAAATATTGAAAATGCCGGTCTAGAGGAATCAATAATACCCATTAAAAAAACATCTGTAGAAGCGGCTAAATCATTTCATGAACAAATTGGTTTCATTTTTATAGACGGCGCCCATGAATTTACATATGTAAAGAATGATGTAAAATCTTGGTTCCCGAAAGTCATTGAAGGAGGTGTGCTTGCTTTTCATGATTCCTGGCATTTTTTAGGACCAAATCTTATTACCGCCTGGATGTTAGCTTCCTCCTCTAGAATAAGACATCCAAAATTGATAGATACCATAACGGTTTTTGAAAAAGTAAATAAAAATAATTTCAAAGATCGTTGTATCAATATTGGATTCCTTGTCTTTCGAACTTTATTTGGTTTTATCGGAATATTAAAGTTGAAATTTAACAACTTAGGAAAATCATTAGGATGA
- a CDS encoding thioredoxin domain-containing protein has protein sequence MKKNNNIFRATQMNNAMRILAVFCLVVVIGAMLLLITLPSNRQKIMGWFRGDSFGVTVKNSKVEKQNEAGINGAAVVNENMKVSPISVDDHLSGNISAPVKIIIYLDFQCPFCGQLYNSVEQAKAEFGSDIVVAVRHFPLLNHDQALPAAVASECAADQGKFWEMYHELFAINQTGSLSAETIKNSGKKLKLDEVTYVDCLTKNKYQDKILTQKEEVRKLGVGGTPASFINDEYFAGALPYEDFTHPDGSQALGLRSLIKKKLGK, from the coding sequence ATGAAAAAAAATAATAATATTTTTCGGGCCACGCAGATGAATAATGCAATGAGAATATTGGCAGTTTTCTGCTTGGTGGTTGTCATTGGAGCCATGCTATTATTGATAACCCTTCCATCCAATCGTCAGAAGATTATGGGTTGGTTTCGTGGCGACTCATTTGGAGTAACCGTCAAAAATTCCAAAGTTGAAAAACAAAATGAGGCGGGAATTAATGGAGCAGCGGTTGTGAATGAGAATATGAAAGTTAGTCCAATTAGTGTTGATGATCATCTTTCAGGAAATATCAGTGCGCCAGTGAAAATAATTATATATTTGGATTTCCAATGCCCGTTTTGTGGTCAATTGTATAATAGTGTTGAGCAAGCAAAGGCAGAGTTTGGATCAGATATAGTTGTAGCTGTTCGGCATTTTCCTTTATTAAATCATGATCAAGCGTTGCCGGCTGCTGTGGCATCTGAATGTGCCGCTGACCAAGGAAAGTTTTGGGAAATGTATCATGAGCTTTTTGCTATTAATCAAACGGGGTCGTTGTCAGCTGAAACAATAAAAAATAGTGGCAAAAAATTAAAACTTGATGAAGTGACATATGTTGATTGTTTGACTAAAAATAAGTATCAAGATAAGATACTGACTCAAAAAGAAGAAGTTAGGAAGCTTGGTGTTGGTGGAACGCCAGCCAGTTTCATTAATGATGAATATTTTGCCGGAGCACTTCCGTATGAAGATTTTACTCATCCTGATGGGTCACAAGCCTTAGGTTTAAGATCTTTAATTAAGAAAAAATTAGGGAAGTAG
- the gatA gene encoding Asp-tRNA(Asn)/Glu-tRNA(Gln) amidotransferase subunit GatA, which yields MRLNELTITSAREKLDIGEISSFDLTSACLKRIKQVNRKLHACLLVDEKGALQAAKEADQRLKNGEKSMLLGIPFLAKDNIMTKNLVTTAGSKMLKNYVAPFDATVISRLKEAGAVLLGKTNLDEFAHGSSTEYSAFGPSKNPWDTSRVPGGSSGGSAVAVAADMCLFALGTDTGGSVRHPAAFCGVTGLKPTYGLCSRFGLIAMTSSTDVPGILAKNSEDTALVLNVIMGKDDHDATTLATTKNQMKMEDNFLWKGKKIGIPKEFRSVKLDSTVRKHFDSMIALIKKEGGKVIEVSLPLAPFAVAAYYVITPSEISSNLARFDGIRFGHSAKKSKNLLESYVTTREEGFGVEVKRRIILGTFALSAGYADAYYHQAQKVREGIIENFNQAFKKCDVIITPTTPTPAFKFGAKKNPLAMYLEDIFSVPASLAGLPAISIPMAKKPLPVGLQIIGPSLSDQTILAAGNSLERIVNLQERLSL from the coding sequence ATGCGATTGAACGAACTGACAATTACCAGTGCACGAGAAAAATTAGATATTGGTGAAATATCGAGTTTTGATTTAACCTCGGCGTGTTTAAAACGAATTAAACAAGTTAATAGAAAATTACATGCTTGTTTATTGGTTGATGAAAAAGGAGCACTGCAAGCAGCTAAAGAAGCTGATCAACGATTAAAAAATGGAGAGAAATCAATGTTACTTGGAATTCCATTTTTGGCTAAAGACAATATCATGACCAAAAATCTAGTCACAACCGCTGGCTCAAAAATGTTAAAAAATTATGTTGCACCCTTTGATGCCACGGTTATTTCTCGACTAAAAGAAGCCGGGGCAGTCTTGCTTGGAAAAACAAATCTTGATGAATTTGCTCATGGATCATCAACAGAATACAGTGCTTTTGGTCCAAGTAAAAATCCCTGGGACACAAGTCGTGTGCCCGGTGGTTCATCTGGTGGCTCTGCGGTGGCTGTGGCAGCAGATATGTGCTTATTTGCCTTAGGTACTGATACTGGAGGCTCTGTTCGTCACCCAGCGGCCTTTTGTGGAGTGACTGGCCTAAAACCAACCTATGGTCTTTGTTCTCGATTTGGATTAATTGCTATGACTAGCTCAACTGATGTTCCTGGTATTTTGGCAAAAAATTCAGAAGATACTGCCTTAGTTTTAAATGTCATTATGGGCAAGGACGACCATGATGCTACAACACTAGCTACCACAAAAAACCAAATGAAGATGGAAGATAATTTTTTATGGAAAGGAAAAAAGATTGGCATCCCAAAAGAATTTAGGTCAGTGAAACTTGATTCAACGGTGCGTAAGCATTTTGATTCTATGATTGCTCTCATAAAAAAAGAAGGTGGAAAGGTTATTGAAGTTTCTTTGCCCTTAGCACCCTTTGCTGTGGCTGCGTATTATGTTATTACACCAAGTGAGATCAGTTCTAATTTGGCTCGTTTTGATGGTATACGTTTTGGTCATAGTGCAAAAAAATCTAAAAATTTATTAGAGTCATATGTAACAACACGCGAAGAGGGATTTGGAGTGGAAGTAAAACGAAGAATAATTCTTGGAACCTTTGCCTTAAGCGCGGGTTATGCTGATGCCTATTATCATCAAGCACAAAAAGTTAGAGAGGGGATTATAGAAAATTTTAATCAAGCGTTTAAAAAGTGTGATGTGATTATCACTCCAACAACCCCAACCCCAGCTTTTAAATTTGGTGCCAAAAAAAATCCTTTGGCAATGTATTTAGAAGATATCTTTTCAGTACCAGCTTCACTCGCCGGTTTGCCAGCCATTTCAATTCCGATGGCAAAAAAACCTTTGCCTGTTGGTTTACAAATTATTGGACCATCTTTATCAGATCAAACAATTCTAGCCGCTGGCAATAGTTTAGAGCGCATAGTAAACTTACAAGAAAGACTATCACTATAA
- the gatC gene encoding Asp-tRNA(Asn)/Glu-tRNA(Gln) amidotransferase subunit GatC has protein sequence MTLSEKEIRHIAHLARLQLTDKEIKQYRTELGGILRYVDQLQALSLKKKIFGTVNIKNTSERLDQVMPWDQAEVEVALRQAPDQKNHQIKVKRILE, from the coding sequence ATGACTCTTTCTGAAAAAGAAATCAGGCATATTGCTCATTTGGCTCGCCTGCAATTAACTGATAAGGAAATTAAACAATACCGCACAGAACTTGGCGGTATTTTGCGCTATGTGGATCAACTACAAGCGCTTTCGCTTAAGAAAAAAATATTTGGCACAGTAAATATAAAAAATACATCTGAACGTCTTGATCAAGTAATGCCCTGGGATCAAGCTGAGGTTGAAGTGGCATTACGACAAGCACCTGACCAAAAGAACCATCAGATTAAAGTGAAAAGAATTTTAGAATAA
- a CDS encoding prepilin-type N-terminal cleavage/methylation domain-containing protein, protein MFKKISSLKNGFTLVELMIVIVIIGVLTTLIMVSLDNTKMTARNTRRLADIKQIQLALKMYYNDTGTFPSSITPGSSISKGGANYMLRVPSNPKPWPDNGCPDQDYQYMPLEGGKRYMLTFCLGDTTDDLSKGSHIATSNGILNCPTGYIPVPGSAELETNDFCVMKYEAKCANTATPQRDYTPATLTSGTYNDAITPCISANNKVVGSFSLGMSIGNISQVDAKARCQAIGGSLSTNAQWMTIARNIEQVESNWFGGSPGIGYISRGHYGGSTTAMPDGSVLYGGGVNDHAHQRTLTLLSGDTIIDFSGNLAEWVDDVCVQGDGVGMYYHVHGDNQ, encoded by the coding sequence ATGTTCAAAAAAATTTCTAGCCTAAAAAATGGATTTACGTTGGTTGAATTAATGATTGTAATTGTCATTATTGGTGTTTTAACGACCTTGATTATGGTTTCTTTAGATAATACAAAGATGACAGCTCGTAATACAAGGAGATTGGCAGATATTAAACAAATTCAGTTAGCCTTGAAAATGTATTATAACGATACAGGAACATTTCCATCTTCAATAACTCCAGGCTCTAGTATTTCTAAGGGAGGTGCTAACTATATGTTACGCGTTCCTTCAAATCCAAAGCCATGGCCTGATAACGGTTGCCCTGATCAAGATTATCAATATATGCCATTAGAAGGCGGTAAGCGTTATATGCTAACTTTTTGTTTAGGTGATACAACAGATGATTTATCAAAGGGATCTCATATTGCAACTTCAAATGGTATTTTAAATTGTCCAACTGGATATATACCAGTACCTGGTAGTGCTGAATTAGAAACCAATGATTTTTGCGTGATGAAATATGAAGCTAAGTGTGCAAACACTGCAACCCCACAGAGGGACTATACTCCTGCGACGCTAACAAGTGGTACATATAATGATGCGATTACTCCATGTATATCAGCTAATAATAAGGTTGTTGGTTCTTTTTCATTAGGTATGTCGATTGGGAATATAAGTCAAGTGGATGCCAAAGCTAGGTGTCAAGCAATTGGTGGTAGTTTAAGTACGAACGCACAATGGATGACGATTGCCAGAAATATTGAACAAGTTGAAAGTAATTGGTTTGGTGGCTCTCCTGGAATTGGCTACATTAGTCGTGGTCATTATGGTGGCTCTACAACAGCTATGCCAGATGGAAGTGTTCTTTATGGAGGTGGTGTCAATGATCATGCACATCAACGGACTTTAACTTTACTAAGTGGTGATACAATTATTGATTTTTCAGGAAATCTTGCTGAATGGGTTGATGATGTATGTGTGCAGGGGGATGGAGTTGGTATGTATTATCATGTTCATGGTGATAATCAATAG
- the ligA gene encoding NAD-dependent DNA ligase LigA — MKQAEAAKRLKILREEINRHNYLYHVLDRPEISDGALDSLKNELVKIEQQFPSLITPDSPSQRVSGKSLEKFEKVQHSSPMISLYDAFSEADMAEWEERNRKILEKQNYSIHKIKYYAELKMDGLALSLVYKQGVLWRAATRGDGNVGENVTANIKTIAAIPLRLRIPSNTELTKLGINAKKASNILQAISSGEVEIRGEVIMTEAVLKKLNQQYAKSGKAQLANARNAAAGSVRQLDPAVTAERQLDFYVYGIASDFELGAHHLEHELAAIMGFKILRKNVLCQNLEEMLTFHHNWEKKRHELPFECDGVVAVVDHTEMWPVLGVVGKGPRYMMAYKFAAEQGTTVVKDIVWQIGRTGVLTPTAKLEPVRVKGVVISNTTLHNMDEIKRLDVRIGDTVIIERAGDVIPKIISVLPKLRDGSQKIIKPPKHCPMCGSAVSQQPGEVAIRCLNRNCYAVNLRRLIHWASKNALDIPGLGPKIIEQLIQANLISDPADLYSLKKDDLLLLDRFAEKSVTNLISAIAEHSHIQLDRFIYALGINHIGEESARTLAAIIPVWAKKQGIKIITPKDLGLIISTLTLDDLVQLSDVGEVVSKSIFEWFKDTRHLNFLKHLTKVGVTLDLPKQSLKGSGQLAGQSFVLTGTLHQLTRDEAHTIIRAKGGIVHKAVSKKTDYVVAGDDAGSKKGKADKLGVAIIDEETFLKMIT, encoded by the coding sequence ATGAAACAAGCAGAAGCAGCAAAACGCTTAAAAATATTACGAGAAGAAATTAACCGACATAATTATTTATATCATGTTCTTGATCGTCCAGAAATTAGTGATGGAGCTTTGGATAGTTTAAAGAACGAACTTGTAAAAATAGAACAACAGTTCCCGTCTTTAATAACTCCTGATTCACCAAGTCAACGTGTTTCCGGTAAAAGTTTAGAAAAGTTTGAGAAAGTTCAACATTCTTCTCCAATGATTTCTTTGTATGATGCTTTTAGCGAAGCTGATATGGCTGAGTGGGAGGAACGTAATAGAAAAATTTTAGAAAAGCAAAATTATTCGATTCATAAAATAAAATATTATGCTGAGTTAAAAATGGATGGTTTAGCTTTAAGTTTAGTCTATAAACAAGGTGTGCTTTGGCGAGCTGCCACCCGAGGTGATGGGAATGTTGGTGAAAATGTTACTGCCAATATAAAAACAATTGCTGCTATACCTTTGCGCTTACGCATTCCATCAAATACTGAATTAACAAAACTTGGTATTAATGCTAAAAAAGCAAGTAATATACTTCAGGCTATTTCGAGCGGGGAAGTTGAGATTCGGGGTGAAGTGATTATGACTGAAGCAGTATTGAAAAAATTAAATCAACAGTATGCAAAAAGTGGAAAAGCGCAATTAGCGAATGCGCGGAATGCGGCCGCTGGTTCAGTTCGGCAACTTGATCCTGCCGTGACTGCGGAGCGTCAGTTAGATTTTTATGTCTATGGGATTGCTAGTGATTTTGAGTTAGGTGCACATCATCTTGAACATGAATTAGCTGCGATCATGGGTTTTAAAATTTTACGTAAAAATGTTCTCTGTCAAAATTTAGAAGAAATGTTGACTTTTCATCATAACTGGGAAAAAAAGCGTCATGAATTACCCTTTGAATGTGATGGTGTTGTGGCTGTAGTTGATCATACTGAAATGTGGCCAGTGTTAGGTGTGGTTGGAAAAGGTCCTCGCTATATGATGGCCTATAAATTTGCTGCTGAACAGGGAACTACAGTTGTGAAAGATATCGTCTGGCAGATTGGACGAACTGGTGTCTTAACACCAACCGCCAAGTTAGAGCCCGTCCGTGTGAAAGGAGTAGTAATTAGTAATACGACGCTCCATAACATGGATGAAATAAAACGATTAGATGTCAGAATTGGTGACACTGTTATTATTGAACGAGCAGGAGATGTGATTCCAAAAATTATTTCTGTTTTACCAAAACTCCGAGATGGTTCACAAAAAATTATCAAACCTCCGAAACATTGTCCAATGTGTGGGTCAGCTGTTAGTCAGCAACCTGGAGAGGTGGCGATTCGCTGCCTAAACCGAAATTGTTATGCGGTTAATCTAAGAAGATTAATTCACTGGGCTTCAAAAAATGCCTTGGATATTCCTGGTCTTGGTCCAAAAATTATAGAACAATTAATTCAGGCAAACCTCATTTCTGATCCCGCTGATTTATATAGTCTGAAAAAAGATGATCTACTACTTCTTGATCGCTTTGCTGAAAAATCGGTGACGAATTTAATTTCCGCGATTGCCGAGCATTCACATATTCAATTAGATCGTTTTATCTATGCACTGGGAATTAATCATATTGGTGAGGAAAGTGCACGGACGCTAGCAGCTATTATACCTGTCTGGGCAAAAAAACAAGGAATTAAAATAATTACACCAAAAGATCTAGGTTTGATAATTAGTACATTAACTCTTGATGATCTTGTACAGTTATCTGATGTTGGAGAAGTGGTTAGTAAGAGTATTTTTGAGTGGTTTAAAGACACTCGACATCTGAATTTTCTTAAGCATTTAACAAAGGTTGGTGTCACCCTAGATCTGCCAAAACAATCATTGAAGGGATCTGGACAATTAGCTGGTCAATCTTTTGTTTTGACTGGTACGCTTCATCAATTGACCCGAGATGAGGCACATACTATAATAAGAGCAAAAGGAGGTATAGTGCATAAAGCAGTTAGTAAGAAAACAGATTATGTGGTGGCTGGTGATGATGCTGGTAGTAAGAAGGGGAAAGCAGATAAATTAGGTGTCGCTATAATTGATGAGGAAACATTTTTAAAGATGATTACATAA
- a CDS encoding fibrobacter succinogenes major paralogous domain-containing protein — MPRVKPKKGMALLLVMTVIVVVLTTVSIGATVLLNNLDANKGQEEANIAFVSAQSAIEKVRGYYKNNSEFFNGCSVNDCINFTENSCDSCDNSEAMSKYTDGNRRYKVVITNKNASGVSIEATGYKGPYNRTISAGIKYAGFTCGDDYLGIITDDDDEGNEYPTTEINGRCWMATSLRTKQKKADGTCINGEDASPCNDASETDFEKGRSCFDNDEANCSSGPEFPGALYTWEAAMDGSETDGAQGLCPVGWHIPTDSEWSNLENFLKDSDEDPCDESRSSADDNEFQCASAGLKMSPPPPNGGGIVGGFNGVGTGYRDSDGVTFVDQKNLSKYWSSTKKGNNPVAMRTIDKGNLPNFGRDVVDVSDNKIQYSFAIRCIKDL, encoded by the coding sequence ATGCCTCGAGTAAAACCAAAAAAAGGAATGGCGCTATTACTGGTTATGACGGTTATTGTTGTTGTTTTAACAACAGTTAGTATTGGTGCTACCGTGCTACTTAATAATCTTGATGCTAATAAAGGACAAGAGGAGGCTAATATTGCTTTTGTTTCCGCTCAATCGGCAATTGAAAAAGTTCGTGGGTATTATAAAAATAATAGTGAATTTTTTAATGGTTGCTCAGTGAATGATTGTATTAATTTTACTGAGAATAGTTGTGATAGCTGTGATAACTCTGAAGCTATGTCTAAGTATACTGATGGCAATCGTCGTTATAAAGTTGTGATTACGAATAAAAATGCTAGTGGTGTTAGCATAGAGGCCACTGGATATAAAGGGCCATACAATCGAACAATCAGTGCTGGGATAAAGTATGCAGGCTTTACTTGTGGAGATGATTATTTAGGAATAATAACTGATGATGATGATGAAGGAAATGAATATCCAACTACTGAGATTAATGGTCGGTGTTGGATGGCAACATCATTACGAACAAAGCAAAAAAAAGCTGATGGAACTTGTATTAATGGTGAAGATGCTTCACCTTGTAATGACGCATCAGAGACTGATTTCGAAAAAGGCCGTTCTTGTTTTGATAATGATGAGGCAAATTGTAGTTCTGGTCCAGAATTTCCGGGAGCTTTGTATACTTGGGAAGCTGCCATGGATGGAAGCGAAACTGATGGTGCTCAGGGGCTATGTCCGGTTGGTTGGCATATTCCAACCGATTCCGAGTGGAGTAATTTAGAAAATTTTCTAAAAGATAGTGATGAGGATCCTTGTGATGAATCTCGCTCCAGTGCAGATGATAATGAGTTTCAATGTGCTAGCGCTGGGTTAAAAATGTCTCCACCTCCACCTAATGGTGGTGGAATAGTTGGTGGTTTTAATGGAGTCGGTACTGGATATCGTGATTCTGATGGGGTAACTTTTGTTGATCAAAAAAATCTTAGTAAATACTGGTCCTCAACAAAAAAAGGTAATAATCCAGTTGCAATGAGAACTATTGATAAAGGTAACTTACCGAATTTTGGACGTGATGTAGTTGATGTAAGTGATAATAAAATACAATACTCTTTTGCTATTCGCTGTATAAAGGATTTATAA
- a CDS encoding prepilin-type N-terminal cleavage/methylation domain-containing protein, translating into MTLYNKIIGNKGFTLIELMIAMALFVTMMVVATGLFGQAVDNQRTTTSQKNLHESLSYSLNFLKTEVAGAKQSLKNW; encoded by the coding sequence ATGACTTTATATAATAAAATAATCGGTAATAAAGGATTTACACTCATTGAATTAATGATTGCTATGGCTTTGTTTGTGACAATGATGGTAGTAGCCACGGGTTTATTCGGGCAAGCGGTTGATAATCAACGAACAACCACTTCACAAAAAAATTTGCATGAAAGTTTAAGTTATTCATTAAATTTTTTAAAAACTGAAGTCGCGGGAGCCAAACAATCGTTAAAGAATTGGTGA
- a CDS encoding type II secretion system protein has protein sequence MKKNKNGFTLIEVVVSMALLILVFGGLIGVMILSQETKISTKNNLIANNLAQEGIDLVRFIRDQNYDNKEEDVFLGIYTNDDKPYSFTIMTDPGGLITIDAFSDGSVKNSDALKIFNHRYIYTADLTAINTPFRRVITTTYNAGATPPHLAVKSEVYWQSDNKQNTITIQDELTDWRP, from the coding sequence ATGAAAAAAAATAAAAATGGTTTTACATTAATTGAGGTGGTAGTTTCAATGGCTCTTTTAATCTTGGTTTTTGGTGGTCTGATTGGGGTAATGATTTTAAGCCAAGAAACTAAAATTAGTACAAAAAATAATTTGATTGCTAATAATCTAGCTCAAGAGGGAATTGATTTAGTTCGGTTTATTCGTGATCAGAATTATGATAATAAAGAAGAGGATGTTTTTTTAGGTATCTATACGAATGATGACAAACCCTATAGTTTTACTATTATGACTGATCCTGGTGGCTTGATTACTATTGATGCTTTTTCTGATGGTAGTGTAAAGAATTCTGATGCATTAAAAATTTTTAATCATCGATATATATATACAGCAGATTTGACTGCTATAAATACTCCCTTTCGTAGAGTGATTACCACAACCTATAATGCCGGAGCCACACCGCCTCATTTAGCAGTAAAATCAGAAGTGTATTGGCAGTCTGATAATAAACAAAATACAATTACCATTCAGGATGAATTAACTGATTGGCGTCCTTAG